From the Desulfobacterales bacterium genome, the window TTGACTGCCGAGTCCAACGCCGCAGACCATGTACCCGACCTGGCTGACGATATGGTAGGCCAGCAGCCGCCGCAGATCTTTTTCAAGGACGGCGTAGACGACCCCGTAGATCGTCATAACGGCGCCCAGCCAGACCAGAATTTCAACGCCGGCAAAGGAGCGGGCCAGGACATATACGGCGCTTTTCGTGGTAAAAGCCGTCATAAAGACGCTGCCGGTGATGGTCCCTTCGGGATAAGCGTCGGGCAGCCAGGCATGCAGCGGCGGCACCGCGGCATTGATGATAAACCCCGCCAGAATAAATTTGGCGGCGGTGGTGCCGAAGTCGAACATTGAAAATCCAATGGAGCCGGTTTGAACCACCTGCATCACGATGCCGGCCATCAGGATGCAGCCGCCGGCCAGGTGCACCAGAATATAACGAAACCCCGCATCCAGAGAGGCTTTTGTTCTCCCGTACCAGATCAGGAAGACCGAAGCGGCCGCCATAATTTCCCAGCAGACAAACAGCGTGAAGAGGTCGCCGCTAAACACCACGCCGAGCGAGCTGCCGACGTAAAGATAGGCGGCGACATGCTGGCCGTATTCTCGGATATGAATGGCGTAAAGGATACTGAGAAAAGAGATGATCACAAAAACATACCCAAAGACCATGCTGAGCTTATCCACTCTTCCCAGGACCAGCTCGTAGCCGAGGAACGGATAGGTCCAGTAGACACCGTGGGGCATGTAGAGAAGATCGATAAAGGCAATCACCGGTATCAGCAGCGCCAGGGTCTGCTTCATCTTTCTGCCGGGCAAAAAAGGCAGGATGAGAGCGCCGATAAAGTAGATAAAGGCCGGCGGGACGATGCTAATCATAGTAATCCTCGTCTCGCGTCAGCCAGCGGTGACCCGGCCCTTTGGCAAAGAGGATAATGACGATGCAACCGACGAAACCAAAAACAGCATCAAAGACGGGAATTTTTTGCCACCAGAAATGGGGATGCTGGTAAGGAAAGATAAAACCGAGAAGAGACACTGCTGCAATGCCGATATACAGGGCCAGGCGTAGTTTTTTCACCAGCGGTAATCCTCCAAGATCGATATTCGCGGTCCGGTGATTCTCTGGAGACAGCGACAACAGGTCGGTCAGTTTTCCAACGCGCTGAAGTTAACGGACATTAAAGGATCTATAGTGAAAAATCGGTTTAAGGTCAAGCGGGAATTTGGGGGTCGTTTTTAGTTGTAATAGATTTCCCCCGAATCAGATATTGATCACCTTGTCGGCCAACTGCATGGCGGTGACGATGTCCAGCATATTGGTCGTCTCGCCGGACTGTTTTCTTTCCAGAAGATTGAAATGGTTCAAGCAAGTGCCGCACACCAGAATCTTGAGCCCTTCCTTTTCGTAGTTTTTGAGATCCTCTATCACCTCCGAGCCGTCGATGGTCAGCTTCACACCATTGTTCACGAATACCAGCCGCCACAACTCGTTGCCCATTTCTTTAAGCGTGCGCAGGAAATTGAACATCAGCTTCCGGCCCAGGTCATCGTCTCCGAAACCCATGCGGTCGGTAGCGCACATGACCATGATCTTTTTTTCACCGGATTTTTTCTCCTCGGATAAACGGGGCGGTATATCGGGCGCTGCATCACAGGTCCCGATGACCAGGTAATCAGCCTCATTTTGTCCAAGCGTCGTCTGAAAACCCTGGGACTCCAGGAAGCGTTGAACATTCTGCTGGGAAGCGGCATTGTCGACAACAATTCTTACGCTTTGGAGATTTTCCTTCTGCAGCGCTGCTTTGGTTTGAAGCACAGGCGCCGGGCAGGCCAATCCACGGACATCTATTTCCTTCATGCTAAAACCTCCTATATAACTTTTATTTGAAATTTTGTTGTCGTAGGGTGTAGTGGGGTGACTGGCGCCTTATACAACCCATATTTTTTCTTCCGGACCGCTTAGTATTTCCCCAATCTGAGCCGCATCGGAGATGCCCGCATTTTTCAGGGCTTCAACGAGTTTGCCAGCTTGATGGCCGTTTATGCTAATCAGCAATCCACCCGACGTTTGGGGGTCGAACAGGATATCCTGCCGGGTACGCTTTACCGGTTCCGCAAAGGCGATCATCGGCTCCCGAAACTCCCTGTTCTTGTATGCACCGGCAGGGATCAGGCCCATAGCTGCAAATTCAAGGGCTTCCGCAATCACCGGCACCTGCTCGGAAAAGACCCGCGCGCTCATTCCCGACCCGCAGACCATCTCGGCCAGGTGCCCGAGCAGACCGAAGCCGGTAACATCGGTACAGGCACTGACGTTAAAATTCGACATGCTCCTGGTGGCGTCTCGGTTGAGCAAGGCCATCAAATGGGTCACTTTATCTGTGAGGTGCGCAGAAGCCATCCTTGCCTTGATGGCGGTGCTGACAATTCCTGTGCCGAGCGGTTTTGTCAAAATTATCTGGTCTCCCGCCTGCAGGTTCTTCTTGATAAGCACCCGCGCCGGGTGCACGAATCCGGTAACGGACAGGCCGTACTTTAATTCCTTGTCCTCAATGCTATGCCCGCCGATGAGAACCACTTCAGCCTCCGTCAGTTTGTCAAGGCCACCCTGGATAATTTGCCGAAGAATCGATAAATCCATTTCCTTGACCGGAAAGGCCACCAGGTTCATGGCGGTCTTTGGTGTTCCACCCATGGCGTAGACATCGCTCAGTGCGTTAGCGGCGGCAATTTGTCCGAACCAGTATGGATCGTCCACGACGGGTGTGAAGAAATCAACCGTCTGGATCAGCGCCAGGTCGTCTGAAATTTTGTAAACACCGGCATCGTCCGCACTGCCTAACCCCACGAGAACGTTCTCATCCGTCGGAAACACCATGCCGCGCAACACCCTGTCCAGGTCCCCTGGAGGAAGTTTGGACG encodes:
- the selD gene encoding selenide, water dikinase SelD; translated protein: MEDKKRMRLTEMLTGAGUASKLPPGDLDRVLRGMVFPTDENVLVGLGSADDAGVYKISDDLALIQTVDFFTPVVDDPYWFGQIAAANALSDVYAMGGTPKTAMNLVAFPVKEMDLSILRQIIQGGLDKLTEAEVVLIGGHSIEDKELKYGLSVTGFVHPARVLIKKNLQAGDQIILTKPLGTGIVSTAIKARMASAHLTDKVTHLMALLNRDATRSMSNFNVSACTDVTGFGLLGHLAEMVCGSGMSARVFSEQVPVIAEALEFAAMGLIPAGAYKNREFREPMIAFAEPVKRTRQDILFDPQTSGGLLISINGHQAGKLVEALKNAGISDAAQIGEILSGPEEKIWVV
- the yedF gene encoding sulfurtransferase-like selenium metabolism protein YedF, which gives rise to MKEIDVRGLACPAPVLQTKAALQKENLQSVRIVVDNAASQQNVQRFLESQGFQTTLGQNEADYLVIGTCDAAPDIPPRLSEEKKSGEKKIMVMCATDRMGFGDDDLGRKLMFNFLRTLKEMGNELWRLVFVNNGVKLTIDGSEVIEDLKNYEKEGLKILVCGTCLNHFNLLERKQSGETTNMLDIVTAMQLADKVINI